From the genome of Treponema peruense:
GAGTGCTCAGGCTTTCATCAGGGGATCCTATCGGTTTTTTATGCTTTATTCTTGCTGCTTCCATTATGGGATTTCTGGTATTCAACTGGCCTCCTGCAAAAATTTTTATGGGTGACTGCGGCAGTCAGTTTCTTGGTTTTGTGATTGCAGTTTTTCCACTTTGCGGAAAAGGGGAAGTTTTGGAATACAACCGCGTTCTTATTATGCTGGTTCTTGTTTCGATCCCGATGATTGATACTGTTGCGGCAATCTGGCGGCGGCTGCGGGATCACCGTCCCATTATGAGTGCAGACAGGTTTCATACGCACCACAAGCTTTTGAATCTGGGGCTGTCAAAAAAGGCTGTTCTTTACCTTATGCTTGGTATTCAGTTTGTTATCTGTACGGTTACGTTAACGGCTGTTCTTGCATGTCCGTATCACTGCACGATTATTCTTTTGGTAATGTATGCGTTGGTTCTTGCTGCCTTCTGTGTACTTCATTTTGTTCATAAAAGAAAGTTTCTGGCTGTGCAAAAGTCGGGGGGGGGTATTTCAGAAAACTGATTCCGCTTTTTTGCGAATAATTTTACATAATTTCTCGTTTTTATAACTTACTTGAAACGCAGTCATAATTGCTTTATACTGTGAAAAAATTAGATAAAGGTAAGTTATGGCTTGTTTTAAATCAGCTTCAAAAAAATATGCACTTTTTGCATTGATTTCCCTCTTTTTTCTGAATCAGGCTTTTTGTTATGATTTGTTGTCTTCTTCAGATACTGTAAGATCTTCTTCGGTCAACGCGGCTTCTTCTGGTGATAAAAAAGCTTCTGTCCAGGCACTTTCTGCTGCGGCCGCCGATCTTGCAGACCCGCGTCTTGCACTTTCAAACGATGAATACCCTGTTACAGCAGGCGATGTATACACACTTGCCTTTGTTGCTTCAAAAACTCCCGTTTCCTATACCCTTACGATTGACCCCGACTATTCCGTACGCGTTGCAAACCTCGGTATTATAAAAGACTGCGAGGGGCTTACTTACCGGGCTCTTAAAAAACAGGTCGTGGAACTTGTAGGCAAAAACTTTCCTTTGAGCGCCGTTCAGTTTGTTCTGACCAGTCCTGCCGTGTTTATGGTTTCGCTTACCGGGGACGTAGACAAGTCCTGCGAATACAAAGCGTGGGCTCTTTCGCGGCTTTCTTCTATATTAAAGGGACATCTTCTTGACTGTTCATCCGTACGAAACGTACGCGTGGTTTCTTCTTCGGGAAAGGCAAACGTTTACGATCTGTTTGAAGCCGTACGCAATGGTGACTTTTCAAACGATCCGTATTTAAGGCCCGGTGACAGAATAGAAGTTCTCCATGCAAAGAGGCAGGTGACTGTTCAGGGTGAAGTTGAGCGCCCCGGAAGATATGAACTTTTGGACGGTGAAAACCTCAAAGCTCTGGTAGAAAAATACGGTGACGGGCTTACACCCACTGCTGATACTTCCAGAATAAGCCTTTTCAGAACATACAAAAAGGAAAATTCCGGCGAAACAGAATATATTCCGGCCGAATCAATAGAAAAGGATCTTGCCCTTGAGAATTTTGACGTTATAAATATCAGAAGCTACCTTGAGATAAAACCGGGAATTTTTGTTACCGGTGCAATAAACTTAGGTACTGAAGGCGACACTTCCCTTGAAGGAATGTCCAAGCTGAGCGTTCGGTTTAATGATGGAATGCTTTATTATGACCTTGTAAGACAGAATTTAAATCTTTTTTCACCGCTTTCTGACCTTGAAAATGCCTATATAATAAGGGAAGTTTCTGATTCCGGCGAAGAAGTACGCATTCCAATCAATCTTTCAAAAATACTTTTTGACTCTTCCTTCAGAAGCACCGAACAGGTAAAAAACGGTGATACGCTTCTGATTCCGTTCAAGCAGTTCTTTGTTACGGTTTCTGGCGCTGTTCCTTCTCCCGGCCGCTATCCTTATATTCCTGACAGGGATGTTAACTATTATATAGGTCTTGCCGGCGGAATTGACTCTTACAGGAACAGTTTCAAAAAAATTACTGTAGTGGGTCTTGACGGAAAAAAACTAGACGCAAACAGTCCTATTGTTCCTGAATGCAATATCCAGGTTGAAGAAAATTCAGTCTGGTATAAATGGACCAGAGTTTCAGGCGGCGTAACAGCTATTCTGAGCGCAATTTCTACAGCCATTTCTATTCTTGCGGTTACCGGTGTTATTGGAAACTGATTCTGTTGAGCAAAGGCGCGCATTTTGATATAATAAATCAATAGGGCTTGCTCGGAACTTTGTTCTGTTGAAAAGCCTTTCTTTAGACTTTCAGAGGTAGAATTTTATGTCAGATGAAGTAAGAGTCAGATATGCGCCTTCTCCGACGGGAATGCAGCACATTGGCGGTGTCAGAACTGCCCTTTTCAATTATCTTTATGCCCGTTCCCGCGGCGGTAAATTTATACTGCGTCTTGAAGACACAGACAGAACGCGCTATGACGAAAAATACGTAAAGAATCTGTACGACACAATGGCCTGGCTTGGAATAGACTGGGACGAAGGCGGTGACAAAGGCGGCGAATACGGTCCGTACGTTCAGAGCGAGCGTTTTGAACTTTACAAAAAGTACGCAATGGAACTTGTAGAAAAGGGTGAAGCCTATTACTGCTTTTGCGATTCAGAGCGTCTTGAAAGAATACGCAAGATACAGACAGAAAACAAACTTCCGCCGGGATACGACCGCAACTGCCGCCATCTTACTGCAGAAGAAGTAAGCGCAAATCTCGCCGCAGGAAAACCTTATGTAATAAGACTCAAGGTTCCACTTGAAGGCGAGACAAAATTCCACGATCATCTTCTTGGTGACATTGTGTGGAAAAACGAAGATATTTCTCCCGATCCTATTCTTCTCAAGTCTGACGGATTCCCCACTTACCATCTGGCAAATATTGTTGATGATCATCTTATGCACATAACACACGTAATGCGTGCACAGGAATGGATTCCGTCTACACCGCTTCACGTTCAGATGTACCGTTCGTTCGGCTGGCAGCATCCTGAATTCTGCCATCTGCCTATGGTTAACGGAAGCGACGGAAAGAAGCTTTCAAAGCGCCACGGTTCTACGAGCCTCAATGAATTCCGCGCAAGAGGATATCTTCCGCAGGCTATCGTAAATTACGTTGCACTTCTGGGCTGCTCTTATGAAGACGGCCGCGATATGTATACGCTTTCTGAACTTGCAGCCGGATTCAAACTGGAGCATCTTAACAAGGCTCCTGCTGTTTTTGACTACAAAAAGCTTGAGTGGTACAACGGCCAGTATATTCGCGCGCTTACCGACGAAGAACTTTACAAGTGGACTCTTCCTTTTATTACGGGAACAGGAGACGCTGCGCTTGAAATAAACCCAGATAACCCGCAGCCAAAGCCAAAGGTCGGGCCTGAATATTCCGGCGTCGCTCTTGGTGAAGACGGTGAGCCTTACTGCACAGATTCATCCATGGGAATGACTTCTGCTGACGTAAAGAAGCATCTTCTTGAACTTATGCCTCTTATCAAGGAAAGACTGCACTTTCTTACCGATGCTGCCGAGATGGTGCGCTTTTTGTTTACAGAGCCGGTCGTTCCGCCAAAGACAGACATTATTCCAAAGAAGCTGGACGAAGCAAAGACACGCGAAGTTCTTGAAAAGTCGGTTTCATTTATAGAAAGTCTGCCTTCTCTTGACCACGAAGCCGCAGAAGCATTGGCAAAAAAGGATGCCGAAGAACTTGGAATAAAGCTTGGTGACTTTATGATGCCGATAAGACTTGCCGTAACAGGAAGCAGGGTTTCGCCGCCTCTTATAGGTTCTATTCTTATCCTTGGAGTAGACAAGGCTGTTGCAAGGGTAAATAAAACTCTGGAAACTTTCTAAAAAGCATTTTTATGCATGCCGGTTCATTGAATGGACCGGTTTTTTTATTGGCGGGTCTTGAAATAAACATAGCGCATTGCTATAATTATGCAAAATTATAATACGGGAGTGCATAAGTATGCAGTTTATAGACGGAGGAGTTACAGCTCCACAGGGATTTACCGCAAACGGTATGCTTTGCGGAATAAAGGCCGGCCGCACAAAAAATGATACGGCCCTTATTTACAGCGAAAAGCCGTGTTCTGCCGCGGGAATGTTTACGCAGAATCGTGTAAAGGCAGAGTGTGTAAAACTTACAAAAAAAAATATTGCAGACGGAATAATGCAGGCAGCCGTCGCCAACAGCGGTAACGCAAATGCCTGTACCGGGGAGCAGGGTGCGCAGAGTGCACTCAGAACAGCAAAGGCAGCAGCTTCTGTACTTGGCATTGCTCCCGAAAATGTAATTGTCTGTTCTACCGGAGTCATTGGCCAGCAGCTTCCTGTAGAAAAGATTGAGTCCCATATGGCAGAACTTGCAGCAGGTCTTTCAAAAAAAGGACACGAACAGGCACGTACTGCAATCATGACTACCGACACGCATTACAAAGAGTGCGCGGTTCTTACAGAAATCGGAGGTAAGCAGGTGCATATAGGTGCAATGTGCAAAGGCAGCGGAATGATTCACATTAATCTTGGAACCATGCTTGCCTTTATTACAACGGACTGTGCAATTTCTTCAAAGATGCTTTCTGAGGCACTTGAAAAGAGCGTTGAAAAAACATACAACTGTGTTTCAATAGACGGGGACACTTCTACAAACGACACGCTTACCATCATGGCAAACGGAATGGCAGGCAATGCTCCCATAGAAAGTGAAGGTGCAGACTTTGACGCGTTCTGTTCAGCACTGGATGCAATCAACGTTCAGATGGCAAAAAAGATTGCAGGCGACGGCGAAGGTGCATCAAGGCTTATTGAATGCAATGTAAAGGGTGCATGTGATGTAAAGACAGCGCGCGCCCTTGCAAAAAGTGTGATTTCTTCTTCTCTCGTTAAGGCTGCATTTTTTGGAAAAGACGCAAACTGGGGAAGAATACTTTGCGCCATGGGATATTCCGGTGAAAAGTTTGATCCTGACGGAACCAGCGTAAGTTTTGCAAGCTGCGAAAAATCTGAACGCTACGGTGCAACTGACTTTGTGGGCGAACAGAAAGGAAAGCGCAGTACAATAAAAGTTTTTGACCACGGGGTTCCGCTTGATTTTGACGAAATTCTTGCAAAGAAAATTCTTGACGAAAACGAAGTATGCATAGAAATTGAATGCAGCGACGGAAATGCATGTGGAACAGCGTGGGGCTGCGACCTTACATACGATTACGTAAAAATAAACGGAGATTACCGCACATGAGTGAGGAAAAAATACTTGATGAAGATCCAAGACTTGACAACGAGCACTGGGCCGGGGTTTTGGTACAGGCTCTTCCTTATTTTAAGCACTGGGTCGGAAAAATTGTTGTCGTAAAGTACGGCGGAAACGCAATGCTTAACGAAGAACTCAAGCATGATGTAATGGAAGACATTGTTCTTTTGAGCACAATCGGAATCCATGTTGTTCTGGTTCACGGCGGCGGTCCTGAAATTAACAATATGCTTCAGCGTGTGGGAAAAGAAAGTAAATTTGTTAACGGTCTGCGCTATACTGACGGCGAAACAATGGATATCGTGCAGATGGTTCTGACCGGTAAACTCAACAAGGATATAGTCGGTATTCTTCTTCAGCAGGGCGGAAAAGCCGTCGGACTCAGCGGCGTTGATTCTGGTCTTCTGCGTGCAAAAAAAATCAGCAAAGACGGGGCCGATCTTGGTTTTGTAGGGGAAGTTACGCAGGTTAATCCCGAAATAATACAGTCCCTTCTTTCGCAAGGTTTTATTCCGGTTGTTTCGACTGTTGCACTCGGTGAAGAAGGTGACACAAATCTTTACAATATAAATGCAGATACTGCGGCTGCCAAAATTGCGGTTGCACTTAAGGCCGAAAAATTTGTTCAGCTTACGAATGTTCCGGGTGTATTGCGTGATATAAACGATCCCAAGTCTTTGCTCCAGAGAATTCACATGAGCGATGTGGACGACTACATAAAGAACGGTACAATTGCCGGCGGAATGATTCCGAAGATTGAATGCTGTATGCTGGCAAGAAACGGCGGTGTTCCGAGAACCCACATAATTGACGGACGTGTTCCCCATTCACTGCTCATAGAAATGTTCAGCGACAGGGGAATAGGCACGATGATTTATTGATTGTTGGCTCTGGAAACTTTGGTTTCTGGAAATTGCAGAATGCTTAAAATAATATAGGGGTTGTTATGGGAAGCAGTAAGGTTTTGAATAATTACGGTTCCTTTGATGTTACGTTTAAATACGGAAAAGGTTCTGTTCTGACCGATGTGAACAATAAAAAATACGTTGATTTTCTTTCTGGAATTGCAGTCAACTGTTTGGGTCACGGTTACAAGCCGCTTGTAAATGCAATAAAAAAGCAGGCAGCACGCCAGATTCATATCTGCAATTATTTTATGAGCGACACCGGTACTGCATATGCAGATGAACTTCTGGCGGTAACCGGATTTGACGGTGTTTTCTTCGGTAACAGCGGTGCAGAAGCAAACGAAGCGGCAATCAAACTTGCAAGAAAATACGGCCAGCTTAACGGCGGTTCAAAAAGAAAGACAATAGTTACGCTCGAGCGCTCATTTCACGGACGCACTCTGGCAACTCTTACGGCAACAGGACAGGAAGTTTTTCATCCTGAATGTTTTGGCCCGTACCAAAGTGAATTCAAAACAATCCGTGCAAACAACTATGATGATTTGAAGACAGCTTTTGACGGTACAACAGCCGCGCTTATGATGGAGTGCGTTCAGGGTGAAGGCGGAGTCATTCTTCTGGACCCCGAGTGGGCACAGGCAGCAGCAAAGGCAGCCCATGAGGCAGGTGCCATAGTTATTGCCGATGAAGTTCAGACCGGAATGGGAAGAACAGGTGTTCTTCTTGCAAGTGATGAACTTGGTATTAACGCAGATGTTGTTACTCTGGCAAAGGCAATTGCAGGCGGAGTTCCGATGGGTGCCTGTCTTTACCG
Proteins encoded in this window:
- the gltX gene encoding glutamate--tRNA ligase, with product MSDEVRVRYAPSPTGMQHIGGVRTALFNYLYARSRGGKFILRLEDTDRTRYDEKYVKNLYDTMAWLGIDWDEGGDKGGEYGPYVQSERFELYKKYAMELVEKGEAYYCFCDSERLERIRKIQTENKLPPGYDRNCRHLTAEEVSANLAAGKPYVIRLKVPLEGETKFHDHLLGDIVWKNEDISPDPILLKSDGFPTYHLANIVDDHLMHITHVMRAQEWIPSTPLHVQMYRSFGWQHPEFCHLPMVNGSDGKKLSKRHGSTSLNEFRARGYLPQAIVNYVALLGCSYEDGRDMYTLSELAAGFKLEHLNKAPAVFDYKKLEWYNGQYIRALTDEELYKWTLPFITGTGDAALEINPDNPQPKPKVGPEYSGVALGEDGEPYCTDSSMGMTSADVKKHLLELMPLIKERLHFLTDAAEMVRFLFTEPVVPPKTDIIPKKLDEAKTREVLEKSVSFIESLPSLDHEAAEALAKKDAEELGIKLGDFMMPIRLAVTGSRVSPPLIGSILILGVDKAVARVNKTLETF
- a CDS encoding acetylornithine transaminase, whose translation is MGSSKVLNNYGSFDVTFKYGKGSVLTDVNNKKYVDFLSGIAVNCLGHGYKPLVNAIKKQAARQIHICNYFMSDTGTAYADELLAVTGFDGVFFGNSGAEANEAAIKLARKYGQLNGGSKRKTIVTLERSFHGRTLATLTATGQEVFHPECFGPYQSEFKTIRANNYDDLKTAFDGTTAALMMECVQGEGGVILLDPEWAQAAAKAAHEAGAIVIADEVQTGMGRTGVLLASDELGINADVVTLAKAIAGGVPMGACLYRGKADVFKAGDHQSTFGGNPLACAAARVVLKTLTSPGFLDNVKKNGEYIRSTVKSWNMKCVTDVRGKGLMTGIQVNCDPVDIEKKCLAKGLLFSTAGKDTLRLVPPLNISKKEIDLGLSVLKSVLVYY
- the argB gene encoding acetylglutamate kinase, translated to MSEEKILDEDPRLDNEHWAGVLVQALPYFKHWVGKIVVVKYGGNAMLNEELKHDVMEDIVLLSTIGIHVVLVHGGGPEINNMLQRVGKESKFVNGLRYTDGETMDIVQMVLTGKLNKDIVGILLQQGGKAVGLSGVDSGLLRAKKISKDGADLGFVGEVTQVNPEIIQSLLSQGFIPVVSTVALGEEGDTNLYNINADTAAAKIAVALKAEKFVQLTNVPGVLRDINDPKSLLQRIHMSDVDDYIKNGTIAGGMIPKIECCMLARNGGVPRTHIIDGRVPHSLLIEMFSDRGIGTMIY
- a CDS encoding MraY family glycosyltransferase, which codes for MLPFILFSSGAFVLSLSLIPLIILFCRKYSLYDPVNARKIHSGNTPRLGGVAVVVSFLVVSLLCALIMPQIKLMGILPLLCSALIIFLFGFLDDLLDLKAVLKLFVQLVAVGIVICSGYRFTYLFAWKMPVWISVPLTFCWVLGIINAYNLIDGLDGLCGGLSIVTLATIGVLRLSSGDPIGFLCFILAASIMGFLVFNWPPAKIFMGDCGSQFLGFVIAVFPLCGKGEVLEYNRVLIMLVLVSIPMIDTVAAIWRRLRDHRPIMSADRFHTHHKLLNLGLSKKAVLYLMLGIQFVICTVTLTAVLACPYHCTIILLVMYALVLAAFCVLHFVHKRKFLAVQKSGGGISEN
- the argJ gene encoding bifunctional glutamate N-acetyltransferase/amino-acid acetyltransferase ArgJ, yielding MQFIDGGVTAPQGFTANGMLCGIKAGRTKNDTALIYSEKPCSAAGMFTQNRVKAECVKLTKKNIADGIMQAAVANSGNANACTGEQGAQSALRTAKAAASVLGIAPENVIVCSTGVIGQQLPVEKIESHMAELAAGLSKKGHEQARTAIMTTDTHYKECAVLTEIGGKQVHIGAMCKGSGMIHINLGTMLAFITTDCAISSKMLSEALEKSVEKTYNCVSIDGDTSTNDTLTIMANGMAGNAPIESEGADFDAFCSALDAINVQMAKKIAGDGEGASRLIECNVKGACDVKTARALAKSVISSSLVKAAFFGKDANWGRILCAMGYSGEKFDPDGTSVSFASCEKSERYGATDFVGEQKGKRSTIKVFDHGVPLDFDEILAKKILDENEVCIEIECSDGNACGTAWGCDLTYDYVKINGDYRT
- a CDS encoding SLBB domain-containing protein; the protein is MACFKSASKKYALFALISLFFLNQAFCYDLLSSSDTVRSSSVNAASSGDKKASVQALSAAAADLADPRLALSNDEYPVTAGDVYTLAFVASKTPVSYTLTIDPDYSVRVANLGIIKDCEGLTYRALKKQVVELVGKNFPLSAVQFVLTSPAVFMVSLTGDVDKSCEYKAWALSRLSSILKGHLLDCSSVRNVRVVSSSGKANVYDLFEAVRNGDFSNDPYLRPGDRIEVLHAKRQVTVQGEVERPGRYELLDGENLKALVEKYGDGLTPTADTSRISLFRTYKKENSGETEYIPAESIEKDLALENFDVINIRSYLEIKPGIFVTGAINLGTEGDTSLEGMSKLSVRFNDGMLYYDLVRQNLNLFSPLSDLENAYIIREVSDSGEEVRIPINLSKILFDSSFRSTEQVKNGDTLLIPFKQFFVTVSGAVPSPGRYPYIPDRDVNYYIGLAGGIDSYRNSFKKITVVGLDGKKLDANSPIVPECNIQVEENSVWYKWTRVSGGVTAILSAISTAISILAVTGVIGN